The Algoriphagus sp. TR-M9 genome has a window encoding:
- a CDS encoding ImmA/IrrE family metallo-endopeptidase: MKNIDVDKLLQEIFNDGDEFDVKERFEEKLGEYGISKTKALKLLNIDKDVFDEILEGTAKQPNLIHVVKVAEFLDIDVHEFVKMILKNQNPENIASIDRARKLKFLMKNFDVKALTKRGFFDGDDDIDEMVVKALTYFGYNSIKEFEDQLVEPLYSRSVRQFSDKMKDFWVRSAYQTFKLINNPNPYDRERLKDTIVNMKPYSQDVTNGLHTVCKALYNIGVTVIFQDYLETTHVRGATFIINNKPCIVITDYLKKYPTLWFTLMHELHHVLFDYDTVASNRYHLSDDEDLFLIEEKANGFARDFFMPIESFQYIKSFINSPYVVDKFAKEQEMHPSLVYSFFAWYQKELYGKNFYAAFKEFYPNCKIAVSKLNPVSWNEDNIKEVSEKIKAVFEIN, translated from the coding sequence ATGAAAAATATAGACGTTGATAAGCTTCTGCAGGAAATCTTTAATGACGGTGACGAATTCGATGTTAAGGAAAGATTCGAGGAGAAGCTAGGGGAGTATGGGATCAGCAAGACCAAGGCGCTAAAGCTCCTCAATATTGATAAAGACGTTTTTGATGAGATTCTTGAGGGCACTGCAAAGCAGCCCAACCTTATCCATGTGGTTAAAGTCGCCGAATTCCTGGATATTGATGTTCATGAGTTTGTCAAAATGATTCTGAAAAACCAGAATCCTGAAAACATCGCTTCCATTGACCGCGCCAGAAAGCTCAAGTTCCTGATGAAGAACTTTGATGTAAAGGCATTGACTAAAAGAGGCTTTTTTGATGGGGACGATGATATAGATGAAATGGTCGTCAAGGCTTTGACTTATTTTGGCTATAATTCCATCAAAGAATTTGAAGATCAACTCGTCGAGCCTCTGTATAGCAGATCTGTCAGGCAATTTTCTGATAAGATGAAAGACTTTTGGGTTCGTTCGGCCTACCAGACGTTCAAGCTGATCAACAATCCAAATCCCTATGACCGTGAGCGCCTGAAGGATACCATTGTAAATATGAAGCCCTATTCTCAGGATGTAACCAATGGCCTTCATACCGTTTGCAAAGCACTATATAATATTGGAGTTACCGTGATTTTTCAGGATTACCTCGAGACCACTCATGTCCGTGGGGCTACTTTCATTATTAATAATAAGCCGTGCATCGTAATCACCGATTACTTGAAGAAATACCCAACTCTCTGGTTTACCCTTATGCATGAACTGCACCATGTGCTGTTTGATTACGATACGGTGGCTTCCAATCGCTACCATTTGTCAGATGATGAGGATTTATTCCTGATCGAGGAAAAGGCAAATGGTTTTGCTAGGGATTTTTTTATGCCAATAGAAAGTTTTCAGTATATCAAAAGCTTCATCAATAGCCCCTATGTGGTGGATAAATTCGCCAAGGAACAGGAAATGCATCCATCTCTGGTTTACTCCTTTTTTGCATGGTACCAGAAGGAGCTTTATGGGAAGAATTTTTATGCCGCATTTAAGGAGTTCTATCCGAATTGTAAGATTGCCGTCAGCAAACTCAATCCGGTGTCCTGGAATGAGGATAATATCAAGGAGGTAAGTGAAAAGATTAAAGCAGTGTTTGAGATTAACTAA
- a CDS encoding HNH endonuclease — MTESNKHGLSRYIPAKIRRKIRKEAGFGCVVCGSAICQYDHVSPDFSNAHTHNPSKMTLLCGLCHDKKTRGILSLMLIEEAMRNPMAKKRGFVSDFFDFGENPPVVLLGRQKFINTLNLIHIDGTPILYFDLKVQNGRNVYLLNARFHDSKDNLLFQIEDNVWYCPSNSGDIECVGKTITIRDSNSTIALKVENIPHTAFKIHLVDMNFKGYKIKGNAERFEINTPEGKVLIALSEDVLASGYAALKISNGNLILRNISFHEGEIDLRNAGAEFCYFGKNTKVILG; from the coding sequence ATGACTGAATCAAATAAACATGGATTAAGTAGATATATTCCAGCAAAGATTAGGAGGAAAATTCGAAAAGAGGCAGGGTTTGGCTGCGTTGTTTGTGGAAGTGCAATTTGTCAATATGATCATGTATCACCAGATTTTTCAAACGCCCATACCCACAATCCTTCAAAGATGACTTTACTCTGTGGATTATGCCATGATAAGAAGACTCGAGGGATTCTATCATTAATGTTAATTGAGGAAGCGATGAGAAACCCAATGGCAAAAAAAAGAGGGTTTGTAAGTGACTTCTTTGATTTTGGAGAAAATCCTCCCGTAGTATTATTGGGAAGGCAAAAATTTATCAATACTCTAAATCTCATCCATATTGATGGGACACCAATTCTATATTTTGATCTAAAGGTACAAAATGGGCGTAACGTTTATCTTTTAAATGCTAGGTTTCATGATTCAAAGGATAATTTACTATTCCAAATTGAAGATAACGTTTGGTACTGTCCATCTAATAGTGGTGATATCGAATGTGTTGGTAAAACCATAACTATCCGTGATAGTAATAGTACAATTGCTTTGAAAGTCGAGAATATTCCACATACAGCATTTAAAATTCATCTTGTTGATATGAATTTTAAGGGATATAAAATAAAAGGAAATGCGGAAAGATTTGAAATAAATACACCAGAAGGTAAGGTATTGATTGCTTTATCCGAGGATGTTTTAGCCTCTGGATATGCTGCGCTAAAGATTTCAAACGGAAATTTAATTCTTAGAAATATTAGTTTTCATGAAGGTGAGATTGACCTAAGGAATGCTGGGGCAGAGTTTTGCTATTTTGGAAAAAATACTAAAGTCATCTTGGGATAG
- a CDS encoding TlpA family protein disulfide reductase, with the protein MKKLILICLPGLLCLPTSTLTAQVAEPPPRQEEVIPSAPSGALIYGELINPDSLSPLRLLLTEHKLGYRNTTGESEILIELHPGKFLDGVLSGTRKKFRLRLPHKGAVYASLLLDNRVLLEDYVLFPDDSVMMSLDLRAMEIVFGGPDSEWMDAQYAVKRGEASNTFYSRRLMEQDKEGFLNRDHNRDEWHRYQQEFGPSLNIVELGRDGADQSYAKMMNADYESIPGWKELQRHKADLTEDQYDLLEADLVGNYFGEELRSFLQYQYGVPKMKGQQDILDRMDLMLPKLSAKLKGDIVGLAPSTFSLGYNVLISLWVKLELMNSGDSFETIAQCHFKGEVLDRLLASNLMYRVRFTPEKMDYWESYSDYINNPKWKKLAGDALYEYRTGQPVKEVVFYGQDGKEWSLQDFEGTPTLFYFYFSTCSNSEKYFKNYLWPLYQETADQQGYRLVAVSVDDDPSLWRANIPTYSSPELLNLNLPLASNKEWLERYHIDAYPRVMLIDSEGKLLSYNLQGNDYTDYRNRFLQVLEKTNENYTP; encoded by the coding sequence ATGAAAAAATTAATACTCATTTGCTTACCGGGATTGCTATGCCTTCCCACAAGCACACTCACAGCACAAGTTGCTGAACCACCCCCAAGGCAGGAGGAAGTGATTCCTTCTGCTCCTTCCGGCGCCCTGATCTATGGAGAGCTTATCAACCCAGATTCCCTAAGCCCGCTGCGTTTGCTCCTGACAGAGCATAAGCTGGGCTATAGAAATACAACAGGGGAGTCGGAGATTTTGATTGAGCTGCACCCAGGGAAATTCTTGGATGGGGTCTTGAGCGGTACCAGAAAGAAGTTCCGGCTCAGACTGCCTCATAAAGGTGCCGTATATGCCTCCTTACTTTTGGACAATAGGGTCTTGCTGGAGGATTATGTGCTGTTTCCGGATGATTCGGTAATGATGTCACTGGACTTGAGGGCTATGGAAATTGTATTTGGCGGTCCGGATAGTGAATGGATGGATGCCCAGTATGCGGTAAAAAGGGGAGAAGCAAGTAATACCTTCTATTCCCGTCGCTTGATGGAGCAGGATAAGGAAGGATTTCTGAACCGGGACCACAACCGTGACGAATGGCACAGGTACCAGCAGGAATTTGGCCCAAGCCTGAATATAGTGGAGCTGGGCAGAGATGGGGCAGACCAGTCTTACGCTAAGATGATGAATGCTGATTATGAATCTATTCCTGGCTGGAAGGAGTTGCAGCGCCACAAAGCTGACCTGACAGAGGATCAGTATGATCTGCTGGAAGCAGACCTGGTCGGCAATTACTTCGGTGAGGAGCTTCGCAGCTTTCTCCAGTACCAGTATGGCGTGCCCAAGATGAAAGGACAGCAGGACATACTTGACCGCATGGACCTCATGCTCCCCAAGCTGTCGGCAAAACTGAAAGGTGATATAGTTGGATTGGCTCCCAGTACTTTCTCTCTGGGCTATAATGTGCTGATCTCCCTATGGGTGAAACTGGAACTGATGAACTCCGGAGACTCCTTCGAGACCATTGCCCAATGCCATTTTAAGGGAGAGGTACTGGATAGGCTACTGGCATCTAACCTGATGTACAGAGTACGCTTTACTCCTGAGAAAATGGATTACTGGGAGAGCTACTCAGACTATATCAATAATCCTAAATGGAAAAAGCTGGCTGGAGATGCATTGTACGAATACCGTACCGGTCAGCCCGTCAAGGAAGTGGTTTTTTACGGTCAGGACGGAAAGGAGTGGAGCCTGCAAGACTTTGAAGGAACTCCCACTCTGTTTTATTTCTATTTCTCCACCTGCTCCAACAGTGAAAAGTACTTTAAAAACTACCTCTGGCCATTGTATCAAGAAACAGCTGATCAGCAGGGCTATAGGCTGGTGGCAGTATCGGTGGATGATGACCCTTCCCTGTGGAGGGCCAATATCCCCACCTATTCCAGTCCAGAGCTGCTCAATCTCAACCTTCCCCTGGCCTCAAATAAGGAATGGCTGGAGCGATACCATATCGATGCCTATCCCAGAGTGATGCTGATCGACTCTGAGGGTAAGCTGCTTTCCTATAACCTTCAGGGAAATGATTATACAGATTATCGGAATCGCTTTTTACAGGTACTGGAGAAAACCAATGAAAATTATACACCATAA
- a CDS encoding SusC/RagA family TonB-linked outer membrane protein, producing the protein MKRLLLIIYLIGLITGEVFARQNSPVQVEGKVSSLSQGLALPGVSVLVKGTAQGVVTETDGSFVLMMQSGNYTLVFSYIGYTSKEVNLTVPQDEPLEVFLEEDEIALASVEVVSTGLQELSSERSAGSFVQVDNTLVNRRISTNILDRLEDVTPGLVFNRDGIDREPGENISIRGKSTFLYDNQPLVVVDNLAYDGPIENINPNDVESITVLRDATAASIWGARAGNGVIVIKTKRGSFDSPMRVGLNSNVTIGEAWDAFYTPKMDISDFIEVEQRLYNSGFYSSRYNSYDKQALSPWVEDQFALTNGELTEEGLMQRKAYYQGQDVREDLQKYFYRPSLSQQYALDINGGSSAYSYLFSLGYDHNEATQVERSRSRITLNAQQNWKFWGDKLGLSLGTYLIRNRAEDGFPNITNLYPYDRLVDANGKGLPVFQNYNVRFKEQAMQQGALDWNYIPLNEIGMSPGITDQNEIRINLGLDYKIWKGLTAQLNYQYWNSNQDNEKLNTVDSYFSRNQINLFTEFPADRELIRNIPEGSIYDYGSMLSESHNLRGQLNFQQNWEDTHELTALAGFEVKDFQSTLKNNRVYGYDAATGIPTAVNYQVLYPQLNTGYSAYIPYGDSFDGRINRFVSYFANAGYTFRQKYLLNASIRSDASNLYGVEANLKRVPLWSAGLGWIASEEKWMTASWLDYLKLKASYGFNGNTNPAATAYTTAMLFPASSNPWVNQPWLSVLSPPNPQARWEKIKIVNTGLEFELFDSKLRGSVEGYRKEGLDLFGEQPFYPSSGNAVVTRNYANTRTYGTDIELSSRLISGEFNWTVSAFYSYMKEKVTRYEQEPLVRNVASYGGGGSFAIPQPVVGKPLQYNFTYPFAGLDPQTGEPMGILDGEPSTDYSAILSQTALEDLEYHGSAIPTHFGAFRNNLSWKGWDFSVNVSYRMGYYFKRETIDYASLNRGGFQHADYSIRWQQPGDETITFIGSDPLVANNNRNTFEQNHSGHIRKGDHIRLQDIRLSYTLDRLAGIQRIQIYSYSNNLGILWKSAKDVRDPDYRNTQMPRTYSFGLTVDF; encoded by the coding sequence ATGAAGAGATTACTACTGATTATTTATTTGATTGGCCTGATTACAGGTGAAGTATTTGCCAGGCAAAATTCACCTGTTCAGGTGGAGGGAAAAGTGAGTAGCCTGAGCCAGGGACTGGCACTTCCCGGAGTAAGTGTACTGGTCAAAGGGACAGCACAAGGAGTGGTGACCGAAACCGACGGCTCTTTTGTCCTGATGATGCAGAGTGGGAATTATACTTTGGTATTTAGCTACATAGGTTATACTTCTAAAGAAGTGAATCTGACTGTACCTCAGGATGAACCCTTGGAGGTATTTCTGGAAGAAGATGAAATAGCCCTGGCCTCGGTGGAAGTGGTTTCCACGGGTTTGCAAGAGCTCTCCTCAGAGCGTTCGGCGGGTTCCTTTGTACAGGTGGACAATACCCTGGTCAACCGTCGCATCAGTACCAATATCCTTGATAGATTGGAGGATGTGACACCGGGACTAGTATTCAACCGGGACGGCATAGACCGGGAACCGGGAGAGAATATCAGCATACGCGGAAAGAGCACCTTCCTCTATGACAATCAGCCTTTGGTGGTAGTGGACAATCTGGCCTATGACGGCCCTATTGAAAACATCAACCCCAATGATGTGGAAAGCATTACGGTACTTAGGGATGCCACGGCAGCATCCATCTGGGGAGCAAGGGCCGGAAATGGAGTCATCGTGATCAAGACCAAGCGGGGCAGTTTTGATTCTCCCATGCGGGTGGGGCTGAACTCCAATGTGACCATAGGGGAGGCCTGGGATGCTTTCTATACCCCCAAGATGGACATTTCTGACTTTATAGAAGTGGAGCAGCGCCTGTATAATTCCGGCTTTTACTCCAGCAGGTACAATTCCTATGACAAGCAGGCTTTGTCACCTTGGGTAGAAGACCAGTTTGCTTTGACCAATGGGGAATTGACCGAAGAGGGACTTATGCAGCGGAAAGCCTACTACCAGGGACAGGACGTACGAGAGGACCTGCAGAAATATTTCTATAGGCCATCACTGAGCCAGCAATATGCACTGGATATCAATGGAGGATCCTCAGCTTATTCCTACCTGTTTTCGCTGGGCTATGATCATAATGAGGCCACTCAAGTGGAGAGGTCCAGATCCAGAATTACCCTGAACGCACAGCAAAACTGGAAGTTTTGGGGCGATAAACTGGGGTTAAGTTTGGGAACCTACCTGATCCGTAACAGGGCAGAGGACGGCTTTCCAAATATTACAAACCTGTATCCATACGATAGGCTGGTGGATGCAAACGGCAAGGGACTTCCGGTCTTTCAGAACTACAATGTGCGCTTTAAGGAGCAGGCCATGCAGCAAGGTGCTCTGGATTGGAACTATATACCTTTAAATGAAATAGGAATGAGCCCTGGTATAACGGATCAAAATGAAATCCGAATTAACCTGGGATTGGATTACAAAATTTGGAAAGGACTGACCGCCCAGCTGAATTACCAATACTGGAACAGCAATCAAGACAATGAAAAACTCAATACAGTAGATTCCTACTTCAGTAGAAACCAAATCAATCTGTTTACTGAGTTTCCAGCCGATAGGGAGCTGATCCGAAATATACCTGAGGGAAGTATCTATGACTATGGTAGCATGCTCAGTGAATCCCATAATCTCAGAGGGCAGTTGAATTTTCAGCAGAACTGGGAAGACACCCATGAGCTGACTGCCTTGGCCGGATTTGAGGTAAAGGACTTTCAGTCTACCCTCAAAAACAACAGGGTTTACGGTTACGATGCAGCGACCGGGATACCTACTGCGGTAAATTACCAGGTGCTCTATCCGCAGTTGAATACCGGGTACAGTGCTTACATTCCCTATGGCGATTCCTTTGATGGAAGGATCAATCGTTTTGTTTCCTATTTCGCCAATGCAGGATATACCTTCCGGCAGAAATACCTTTTGAATGCCTCTATCCGTTCAGATGCCTCTAATCTGTATGGGGTGGAAGCCAACCTAAAGCGGGTTCCACTCTGGTCTGCAGGCCTGGGCTGGATAGCCTCCGAAGAGAAATGGATGACTGCTTCTTGGCTGGATTACTTGAAACTGAAAGCCAGCTATGGCTTTAATGGTAATACCAATCCTGCAGCCACGGCTTATACTACGGCCATGCTTTTTCCGGCATCCAGTAACCCCTGGGTAAACCAGCCCTGGCTGAGCGTGCTCAGTCCGCCCAATCCCCAGGCCAGATGGGAGAAGATCAAGATTGTCAATACCGGGTTGGAATTTGAACTGTTCGACAGTAAGCTGCGCGGTTCTGTCGAAGGGTATAGGAAAGAGGGCTTAGACCTATTTGGCGAGCAGCCTTTTTATCCTTCCAGCGGGAATGCTGTAGTTACCCGAAACTATGCCAATACCAGAACCTATGGAACTGATATAGAGCTCTCATCCAGGCTCATTTCTGGAGAATTCAACTGGACTGTTTCTGCATTCTATTCTTACATGAAGGAGAAGGTCACCCGCTATGAACAGGAACCTTTGGTCCGGAATGTAGCCAGCTATGGTGGTGGCGGCTCATTTGCCATTCCACAGCCGGTAGTAGGCAAGCCCCTACAGTACAATTTCACCTATCCCTTTGCAGGACTGGATCCACAAACCGGAGAGCCAATGGGGATTCTGGACGGAGAACCTTCCACAGATTATTCAGCCATTCTCAGTCAGACCGCATTGGAAGATCTGGAATATCATGGGTCTGCTATCCCTACCCATTTTGGAGCATTCAGAAATAACCTGAGCTGGAAGGGTTGGGACTTTTCGGTCAACGTCTCCTATAGAATGGGGTATTACTTCAAGCGGGAAACCATTGATTATGCCAGTCTGAACCGGGGAGGATTCCAGCATGCTGATTATTCTATACGCTGGCAACAGCCCGGAGATGAAACGATCACCTTTATCGGTTCAGACCCTCTGGTGGCCAATAACAACCGGAACACATTTGAACAGAACCACAGTGGGCATATTAGGAAAGGAGACCATATAAGGCTTCAGGATATCCGTTTGAGCTACACTTTGGATCGATTGGCAGGGATTCAAAGAATCCAGATTTACAGCTATTCCAACAATCTGGGAATACTCTGGAAATCAGCAAAGGATGTCAGGGACCCTGATTACAGAAACACGCAAATGCCCAGAACCTATTCATTTGGCCTTACGGTCGATTTCTAA
- a CDS encoding RagB/SusD family nutrient uptake outer membrane protein: MKNQLIAGALLSIWSLTGCDEFLDAKPQQSLVIPNTLNDFQALLDAEPRYMNMVGNLALLGSDEMVLGPNVLTRINPEEKAMYFWEKEIYTQSDMVNEWRTIYSMIYYANLVIDGVEDFEPRDEVERLRANELKGAAMFSRALGHFSLMQVFAAPYDPEQTSLPGIPLRTTADINLQTSLSSTAEVYALILEDLEFARTHMQDKAEMVTRASKWSAEALLSRVFMTMQEYEKVVKHAGIALSIGNELMDFNTLPVGGTYTFPRFNPEVIHHARLLNNRMTFNAEQFVHPDLYALYDSLDLRKTVLFDSARTEGYVNLVSRYTGDYFDFGGLAVDEVLLDHAEASLRIGNEKEALEDLNELLRHRYVSGEFTELNLSGEPLMRRILEERRKELLFRGIRWLDLRRLNQDPAYAVTLDRSYNGSEAVLLPEGDGYTVSIPPNEYTLNPNLD, from the coding sequence ATGAAAAATCAACTTATAGCAGGAGCATTACTGAGTATATGGTCACTTACAGGATGCGATGAATTTTTGGACGCCAAGCCGCAACAGAGTTTGGTGATACCCAATACCCTAAACGATTTTCAGGCATTATTGGATGCTGAACCCCGGTATATGAATATGGTGGGCAACCTGGCACTGTTAGGATCGGATGAGATGGTTTTGGGTCCCAATGTATTGACCAGGATCAATCCAGAAGAAAAGGCCATGTATTTCTGGGAGAAAGAAATCTATACCCAGAGTGATATGGTTAACGAATGGAGGACAATTTACAGCATGATCTATTATGCTAATCTGGTCATTGACGGAGTGGAGGACTTTGAACCCAGGGACGAGGTAGAGCGCCTCCGCGCCAATGAACTAAAAGGAGCTGCAATGTTCAGCAGGGCTTTGGGCCATTTTTCCCTGATGCAGGTATTTGCAGCTCCTTACGATCCTGAGCAGACTTCCTTACCGGGGATTCCGCTTAGGACCACTGCCGATATTAACCTTCAGACCTCTCTATCCTCAACTGCGGAAGTCTACGCGCTGATTTTGGAGGACCTGGAGTTTGCCAGAACCCATATGCAGGATAAAGCAGAAATGGTCACCCGTGCTTCAAAATGGTCTGCCGAGGCACTGCTTAGCAGGGTGTTTATGACTATGCAGGAGTATGAAAAAGTGGTGAAACATGCGGGCATTGCCCTATCCATTGGGAATGAACTAATGGACTTCAATACTTTGCCTGTAGGGGGCACATACACATTTCCTCGCTTCAATCCAGAAGTAATACATCATGCTAGATTGTTGAACAATAGGATGACATTTAACGCCGAACAGTTTGTCCATCCGGATTTGTATGCCCTATACGATTCTTTGGATCTGCGAAAAACGGTGCTGTTCGATTCTGCCAGAACAGAAGGATATGTGAATCTGGTCAGCAGGTATACCGGGGATTACTTTGATTTCGGAGGACTTGCCGTGGACGAGGTTCTGCTGGACCATGCAGAAGCTTCTTTGAGAATAGGCAATGAAAAGGAAGCTTTGGAGGACCTTAATGAGTTGTTGAGACACCGATATGTTTCTGGTGAATTTACCGAGTTGAATTTAAGCGGTGAACCCCTGATGCGAAGGATTCTGGAAGAGCGAAGAAAAGAACTTCTTTTCAGGGGTATTAGATGGTTGGATCTGAGGCGCCTGAACCAAGATCCTGCCTACGCGGTGACTTTGGACAGAAGCTATAATGGGAGTGAAGCTGTACTGCTTCCTGAAGGGGATGGGTATACTGTTTCTATTCCTCCCAATGAATATACATTAAACCCAAATTTAGATTGA
- a CDS encoding DUF6520 family protein — translation MNTLIKRLPLFAFVLAAFAAFAFSSPQVEEWGQIDEENFINVTGLTPGPTTYECDNEPDVCTRTAPNDSAPVTKTGLFVNHM, via the coding sequence ATGAATACTTTAATTAAAAGATTACCGCTGTTTGCATTTGTGCTTGCAGCGTTCGCAGCCTTTGCATTCTCCAGTCCCCAGGTGGAGGAATGGGGTCAAATCGATGAAGAAAATTTCATCAATGTGACCGGACTGACACCTGGCCCTACTACCTATGAATGCGATAACGAACCTGACGTTTGTACCCGCACAGCACCAAACGATTCGGCTCCGGTAACCAAAACCGGACTTTTTGTAAACCATATGTAA
- a CDS encoding MauE/DoxX family redox-associated membrane protein, producing MLIALLLLFSITRWWGYLGSILLLTVFTTYVGLIWVGAFPRVPCNCAGILESLGWLEHFVLNMICIGIAVWGIRLKTGDGRKVR from the coding sequence TTGCTGATTGCCCTGCTCCTGCTCTTTTCTATTACCCGGTGGTGGGGGTACTTAGGCAGCATTTTGCTACTGACGGTATTTACTACATATGTGGGACTGATCTGGGTGGGAGCATTTCCGAGAGTTCCTTGCAACTGCGCGGGGATCTTGGAGAGTCTGGGATGGTTGGAGCATTTTGTATTGAACATGATTTGTATTGGGATAGCTGTATGGGGAATAAGACTGAAGACGGGAGATGGGAGAAAAGTCCGGTGA
- a CDS encoding LytS family sensor histidine kinase, protein MALARIRQIKWINAPILWTNMYLGLTRKKYLYIVLLLWIMNFIYDYVTSNISEGDSLNIRLAWAHFILGTPFILFLFFRFFPAFRGDGNLWVTLLQLLGIVSAILFCTHYLHVIWGLDPVLSDSRQMMSVYYRLMRFAGFAFLIWIISEYIQRLKRIRHIKGELAQVQISHDHLTLSPHLILNTLNNIAGKSAVYSNELFREVTAFSALLKESYKDPKIPRSIYDEVAILNHLLNCVRSHKSKFFLQLQVNYSQPMEYFTIPHLVLATLLENMLKYGLYTDINSPSEIRISLKTGPSNNVFLICSTFNLINPVKSTLSTGHGLPTIVNILKHHYGTKVFFEWHKSMDEFSTLMIITYGKIENSTD, encoded by the coding sequence ATGGCACTTGCTAGAATCCGTCAAATAAAATGGATCAACGCCCCAATTTTATGGACAAACATGTATTTGGGTTTGACCAGAAAAAAATACCTCTACATTGTTTTGTTGCTTTGGATAATGAATTTCATCTATGACTATGTGACCAGCAACATTTCCGAAGGAGATAGCCTAAACATACGCTTGGCATGGGCACATTTTATATTAGGTACTCCATTTATTTTGTTTTTATTCTTTCGGTTTTTTCCGGCATTTAGGGGGGACGGAAATTTATGGGTCACGCTTCTACAGCTGTTGGGAATAGTCTCAGCCATCCTATTTTGTACCCACTATTTACATGTAATCTGGGGATTGGATCCTGTTTTGAGCGACTCTCGCCAAATGATGTCTGTATATTACCGCCTGATGAGATTCGCAGGGTTTGCCTTTCTTATCTGGATAATCTCCGAATACATCCAACGACTAAAAAGAATTAGACATATAAAAGGTGAGCTGGCACAGGTACAGATCTCTCATGACCATCTGACGCTCAGTCCCCACCTGATCTTAAATACCCTGAATAATATTGCAGGAAAGTCTGCTGTCTATTCCAATGAGCTTTTCAGGGAGGTGACAGCATTTTCTGCTTTGTTAAAAGAGTCTTATAAAGACCCTAAAATACCCAGATCCATTTATGATGAAGTGGCTATTCTTAATCATCTCCTGAATTGTGTCCGTTCCCATAAATCAAAGTTCTTTCTACAGCTGCAAGTAAATTACAGCCAGCCCATGGAATACTTTACCATCCCACACCTTGTATTGGCCACCCTACTGGAAAACATGCTAAAATATGGGCTGTACACCGACATAAACAGCCCATCTGAAATCAGGATTTCGCTCAAAACCGGCCCATCAAATAATGTATTCCTGATTTGTAGCACTTTCAATCTGATCAATCCAGTAAAAAGCACATTATCTACCGGTCATGGACTACCAACGATAGTAAATATTCTTAAGCACCATTACGGCACAAAAGTGTTTTTTGAATGGCATAAATCTATGGATGAATTTTCTACTTTAATGATAATAACTTATGGAAAAATTGAGAATAGCACTGATTGA
- a CDS encoding LytR/AlgR family response regulator transcription factor: protein MEKLRIALIDDEQNGLITLKEHVERSEWYELAFMTTDPVEGWKRLANGEADILITDIVMDQMDGIHLAGLVGKLNIPVILCSAHDQYGYEGYQVNAVHFIKKPATYPDFIKGMDKVELKSISKNAVQEPVLDGMLALFEHKNTAWVMIAFADILYVKQDKNYSEITTLRKKYLTLGSLTGLKEKLPSNQFHQIHRSYLVNIQQIDFVKSDHLKLFSGDELPIGRAYSNDFTAIFKKISL, encoded by the coding sequence ATGGAAAAATTGAGAATAGCACTGATTGACGATGAACAAAATGGTCTAATTACACTAAAAGAGCATGTGGAACGGTCAGAATGGTATGAATTGGCTTTTATGACCACCGACCCAGTGGAAGGTTGGAAAAGACTTGCAAATGGCGAAGCGGACATTTTGATTACAGATATAGTCATGGATCAGATGGATGGAATCCACCTAGCCGGATTAGTTGGAAAATTGAATATACCGGTCATTTTATGCTCGGCACATGATCAGTATGGATACGAGGGATATCAGGTAAACGCTGTTCATTTTATTAAAAAACCTGCTACATATCCTGATTTCATTAAAGGTATGGACAAGGTTGAATTAAAGAGTATTTCTAAAAATGCAGTTCAGGAGCCTGTTTTAGACGGGATGTTGGCGCTTTTTGAACATAAGAATACTGCCTGGGTCATGATAGCTTTTGCCGATATACTATATGTAAAGCAAGATAAAAATTACTCTGAAATTACCACTTTAAGGAAAAAGTACCTGACACTGGGATCACTTACTGGTTTAAAAGAAAAGCTCCCCTCCAACCAGTTTCATCAAATTCACAGATCCTATCTGGTCAATATCCAACAAATTGATTTCGTGAAATCAGATCACTTAAAGTTGTTTTCTGGTGATGAACTTCCTATTGGTAGGGCATATAGCAATGATTTCACGGCTATCTTTAAGAAAATCTCCTTATAA